The Echinicola rosea genome has a segment encoding these proteins:
- a CDS encoding PP2C family protein-serine/threonine phosphatase: MTTETLKYQRKELELKALLEITQAINENRDESVLLNIFKFTCLVHLNIKALVLYVANQVGFEARVKHGVKQNLPPMIPFGDVDDNREIGKLNLVMPPEYSFTELDIYVPVYHKDKMLAILLLKTKDSDKDLDLDFTQALTNILVVALENKRFARRQLEQERLKKEVEIASNVQRMLFPAALPETDRLRAKVTYFPHSTVGGDYYDLIKKSENEVFFCIADVSGKGMPAALLMSNFQAALRTLLRSSSDLRMITDQLNFTIFENTNGERFITFFLGHYNYKTQTLKYVNAGHNPPILCRENEGKSELLDAGTTILGAFPELPFLEVGKRYGLENFTVHLFTDGLTEVFDPQNVEYGDERFLEFVHRNMCVEPEQFHEDFFKEWSEFAGGEPRRDDITLLSMRFK, translated from the coding sequence TTGACTACAGAAACCCTCAAATACCAACGAAAAGAACTAGAGCTAAAGGCACTGCTCGAGATCACACAAGCGATCAACGAGAATAGGGACGAGTCAGTGTTGCTTAATATATTTAAGTTTACCTGTTTGGTGCATTTGAATATCAAAGCCTTGGTGCTTTATGTGGCCAATCAGGTGGGGTTTGAAGCGCGTGTCAAACATGGCGTAAAGCAGAATTTGCCTCCAATGATACCATTCGGGGATGTCGATGATAACCGTGAAATTGGTAAGCTTAATTTGGTGATGCCGCCAGAGTACTCCTTTACGGAACTGGATATTTATGTGCCGGTCTATCATAAAGATAAAATGCTGGCCATATTGCTGTTGAAGACCAAAGATAGCGACAAGGACCTTGACCTGGATTTTACGCAGGCCTTGACCAATATCCTGGTGGTGGCATTGGAAAACAAGCGTTTTGCCAGAAGGCAACTGGAACAAGAGCGGCTTAAAAAGGAAGTGGAGATTGCGAGTAACGTGCAGCGGATGCTGTTCCCTGCGGCCCTTCCTGAAACTGACCGTCTAAGGGCCAAAGTGACTTATTTTCCCCATAGTACAGTGGGCGGGGATTATTATGATCTGATCAAAAAATCGGAGAACGAGGTGTTTTTTTGTATCGCGGACGTTTCTGGAAAGGGGATGCCCGCAGCACTATTGATGTCCAATTTCCAAGCAGCCTTGAGGACATTGCTGAGAAGTTCTTCTGACCTAAGAATGATAACAGACCAGCTGAATTTTACGATTTTTGAAAACACTAATGGAGAACGGTTCATAACCTTCTTTCTGGGGCATTATAATTATAAGACACAAACCCTCAAGTATGTCAATGCAGGACACAATCCTCCAATACTATGCCGGGAAAATGAGGGGAAGAGTGAACTGCTGGATGCCGGTACTACGATCTTGGGGGCATTTCCAGAATTACCATTCCTGGAAGTGGGAAAGCGTTATGGTCTGGAGAATTTCACCGTCCATTTGTTTACTGATGGGCTTACAGAGGTTTTTGATCCTCAAAATGTAGAGTACGGCGATGAGCGATTTCTGGAATTTGTCCATAGGAATATGTGTGTGGAGCCAGAGCAATTCCACGAAGATTTTTTTAAGGAGTGGAGTGAGTTTGCAGGTGGCGAGCCACGAAGAGATGATATCACGCTATTGAGTATGCGGTTTAAATAA
- the ruvC gene encoding crossover junction endodeoxyribonuclease RuvC, whose protein sequence is MSKIAKKEVKEQIILGIDPGTNVMGYGLVLVRGNKYEPLQFGVIHLKKYGSHELKLKKIFERVTGIIDEFLPDKVALEAPFYGQNVQSMLKLGRAQGVAMAAALARDIPIAEYSPKKVKQSVTGNGNASKEQVAEMLKTLLQIDVPKLLDATDALAVALCHHFHDGRLQTRGRSAGWKAFLDENPGRIK, encoded by the coding sequence ATGAGCAAAATAGCGAAAAAGGAGGTGAAAGAGCAAATCATTTTGGGAATAGATCCCGGGACAAATGTCATGGGCTATGGCTTGGTACTGGTGAGAGGCAATAAGTATGAGCCGCTGCAGTTTGGTGTCATCCATCTAAAAAAATATGGCTCCCACGAACTAAAGCTCAAAAAGATCTTCGAAAGGGTTACCGGCATCATCGATGAATTCCTGCCCGATAAGGTCGCTCTAGAAGCTCCTTTTTATGGTCAAAATGTCCAATCCATGCTTAAACTTGGCCGTGCTCAGGGAGTAGCCATGGCTGCAGCCTTGGCCAGGGACATCCCCATTGCCGAATATTCCCCAAAGAAAGTCAAACAATCTGTTACTGGTAATGGAAACGCATCCAAAGAACAGGTGGCTGAGATGCTCAAAACCCTGTTGCAAATCGATGTCCCCAAACTCTTGGATGCCACCGACGCCTTGGCCGTAGCGCTTTGCCACCATTTTCATGATGGACGTCTGCAGACCAGGGGTCGATCGGCGGGCTGGAAAGCCTTTCTGGATGAAAATCCCGGCAGAATAAAATAA
- the thiL gene encoding thiamine-phosphate kinase yields the protein MSDKRTEIGAIGEFGLIDRLNEKIKVRHKDTLKGIGDDAAVLDAGDMVRVVTTDLLLEGVHFDLSYAPLHHLGFKAVAVNISDIAAMNAIPKQITVSIALSNRFAVEAVEALYAGINAAAEHYNIDVVGGDTTSSRSGLVISITAIGEVEKGKEVYRSGAKENDIVCVTGDLGGALMGLQVLEREKEVFMANPNMQPQLDKYTLVTGRQLKPDARMDIIHELRELGVVPTAMLDVSDGLASELFHICKQSKVGVTIYEDKLPIDKQTYDTAVEFNMDPITCVLNGGEDYELVFTIDQKDFDKLEKHPDIHFIGHITKEESGKFMVTKSETAVELKAQGWVHFPGDSK from the coding sequence ATGAGCGACAAGAGAACAGAAATAGGAGCAATAGGCGAATTTGGACTAATAGACCGGCTAAATGAAAAAATAAAAGTTAGGCATAAAGATACGTTAAAAGGGATTGGTGACGATGCAGCGGTGTTGGATGCAGGCGATATGGTGCGGGTGGTGACCACCGACTTATTGCTTGAAGGGGTGCATTTTGATCTTTCGTATGCTCCCTTGCATCATTTGGGGTTTAAAGCCGTGGCGGTGAATATCTCCGACATAGCCGCGATGAATGCTATTCCAAAGCAGATCACGGTGAGCATAGCCCTCAGCAACCGGTTTGCAGTAGAGGCAGTAGAGGCCCTTTACGCAGGTATCAACGCTGCTGCCGAGCACTACAACATCGATGTAGTCGGTGGTGATACCACTTCCAGTCGGTCAGGTCTGGTGATTTCGATTACGGCTATTGGTGAGGTGGAAAAAGGGAAGGAAGTTTACCGGTCAGGAGCCAAAGAAAATGATATCGTTTGTGTGACGGGAGACTTGGGTGGTGCCTTGATGGGACTTCAGGTCTTGGAGCGCGAAAAGGAAGTCTTTATGGCCAATCCCAATATGCAGCCACAGCTGGATAAATATACCTTGGTGACGGGTAGGCAGCTAAAACCGGATGCAAGAATGGATATCATCCATGAGTTGCGAGAGCTTGGAGTGGTGCCTACAGCCATGCTGGATGTGTCAGACGGTCTGGCTTCAGAGCTTTTCCATATCTGTAAACAGTCCAAAGTGGGCGTGACCATATATGAGGATAAGCTGCCAATCGATAAGCAAACGTACGATACGGCCGTGGAATTCAACATGGATCCGATCACTTGCGTGCTGAACGGTGGGGAAGATTACGAGTTGGTCTTCACCATTGACCAAAAGGATTTTGACAAACTGGAAAAACATCCTGACATCCACTTCATCGGTCACATCACCAAAGAAGAGAGCGGGAAGTTTATGGTAACCAAGAGTGAAACGGCTGTGGAATTGAAAGCCCAAGGCTGGGTGCATTTCCCGGGAGACTCGAAATGA
- the mce gene encoding methylmalonyl-CoA epimerase → MRKIEHLGIAVKDLKKSNELFSRLFGREAYKEEKVAGEAVVTSFFQVGDVKIELLEAESEDSAIAKFIVKRSEGIHHVAFAVDDIKAEMNRLKNEGFELLNDVPKRGADHKLVVFLHPRSTNGVLVELCQDINE, encoded by the coding sequence AGTAAAAGACCTGAAAAAATCCAATGAGTTGTTTTCCAGGTTGTTTGGTCGGGAAGCATATAAGGAAGAAAAAGTAGCAGGAGAAGCAGTGGTGACTTCATTTTTCCAAGTGGGAGATGTCAAGATAGAGTTGTTGGAAGCGGAGTCGGAAGACAGTGCAATCGCCAAGTTTATCGTTAAACGATCAGAAGGTATCCATCATGTTGCCTTTGCCGTAGATGATATCAAAGCTGAAATGAACAGGCTAAAGAATGAAGGCTTCGAATTGCTCAATGATGTGCCAAAAAGAGGTGCAGATCATAAATTAGTTGTATTTTTGCATCCCCGAAGTACCAATGGGGTGCTGGTGGAGCTTTGTCAAGATATTAACGAGTAG
- a CDS encoding TatD family hydrolase yields the protein MQFIDTHAHIYSKKYDSDRDEVIERSKANGIERIYMPNVDVDSIDAMLEAEQRYPEMCIPMMGLHPCDVDKDFEKQLYVMEDWLSKRPFVAIGEIGTDLYWDKGSFDIQREALKIQVEWAKQKQLPIVLHCRESIDETIAIIGEMNDEHLTGIFHCFTGSVEQAREIIEMGFMLGIGGVSTFKNGGLDMVLPEIGLDHLVLETDGPYLAPVPHRGKRNSPEYIPTIAERVGDLTASTVEKVSEITITNANKVFNWGKDEL from the coding sequence ATGCAGTTTATTGATACCCATGCCCATATATATTCCAAAAAGTATGACAGCGATCGTGATGAAGTGATCGAGCGGTCCAAGGCCAATGGCATAGAGAGAATTTACATGCCAAATGTAGATGTGGACTCGATTGATGCGATGCTGGAAGCGGAGCAGCGCTATCCTGAAATGTGTATTCCAATGATGGGGCTTCACCCCTGTGATGTGGATAAGGATTTCGAAAAGCAGCTCTACGTGATGGAGGACTGGCTGTCCAAGCGGCCTTTTGTGGCTATCGGGGAGATCGGTACGGATTTGTATTGGGATAAGGGAAGTTTTGATATCCAAAGAGAAGCCCTTAAGATCCAAGTGGAATGGGCAAAACAAAAACAATTGCCCATTGTGTTACATTGCCGTGAATCCATTGATGAGACCATTGCAATTATCGGCGAAATGAATGATGAGCACCTTACAGGGATTTTCCATTGTTTTACTGGGTCAGTAGAACAGGCAAGGGAGATCATTGAAATGGGCTTTATGCTGGGCATAGGAGGGGTTTCTACCTTCAAGAACGGAGGCTTGGACATGGTACTGCCTGAAATTGGCCTTGACCATTTAGTATTGGAGACTGACGGTCCTTATTTGGCTCCTGTTCCCCACAGGGGAAAAAGAAACTCCCCTGAATATATCCCGACCATAGCGGAACGAGTGGGGGATCTGACAGCTTCTACGGTGGAGAAAGTGTCCGAAATTACGATTACAAACGCGAACAAGGTTTTTAACTGGGGGAAGGATGAACTATAA
- a CDS encoding polysaccharide deacetylase family protein, which produces MIVHHVPIIIKWLFPKFTWNRDRQKSNIYLTFDDGPVPGVTDFVLDELAKHHMKATFFCVGDNVRKHPGLAKRIIEEGHQIGNHTYSHLNGSKTENGAYIANVAKCSDMIYEVTKTHPRLFRPPYGRINAKQAGLLSKEFELVMWDVLSGDYDQRQLPETCLRKTKKHTKNGAIILFHDQQKTAGIIRKVLPTYLKFVQQKGYQAELL; this is translated from the coding sequence ATGATCGTACATCATGTGCCCATAATCATAAAATGGCTTTTCCCGAAATTTACCTGGAATAGAGACCGTCAAAAAAGTAATATTTACCTGACCTTTGATGATGGTCCTGTGCCCGGTGTTACAGATTTTGTGTTGGATGAGCTGGCAAAGCACCATATGAAGGCAACGTTTTTTTGTGTGGGGGATAATGTGCGGAAGCACCCTGGCCTTGCCAAGCGAATCATCGAGGAAGGCCACCAGATAGGTAACCATACTTATAGCCATCTGAATGGCTCCAAGACAGAAAATGGGGCATACATTGCTAATGTCGCTAAATGTAGCGATATGATCTATGAAGTAACGAAAACCCACCCGAGGTTATTTCGACCTCCCTATGGTAGGATAAATGCAAAGCAGGCGGGGCTATTAAGCAAGGAGTTTGAGTTGGTGATGTGGGACGTGCTTTCTGGTGATTATGACCAAAGACAGCTGCCCGAAACTTGTCTTCGAAAGACCAAAAAGCATACCAAGAATGGCGCAATTATATTGTTTCATGATCAGCAAAAGACCGCAGGGATTATCCGGAAAGTACTTCCTACGTATTTAAAATTTGTCCAGCAAAAGGGATATCAGGCTGAATTGTTATGA
- a CDS encoding glycosyltransferase: MNLLPFLLFAALAVYLLALVVLSSKWKKIKAAKDPAQGGVDYPVTLLVPFRNEGRNIAGLLRNLADLSYPNLQIILIDDHSEDGGAEQVEEWISSEKKHNFNLISSQGRGKKAAIEEGVVMANANIILTTDADCALSADWVQNMLRAFDDPTVQMVAGPVMTKGGHTIFESFQQIDWSSILLLTNFFFSVKKPIMCSAANMGYRKEVFYHVKGYLGNHENLSGDDSFLLEKVYRRFGPQAIRYLPESDVLVKTNPARGLKGFLSQRARWASKWNKHQFWQNAGGAVLSALLSLASIGSVLLLMSGTAGVGMFALYWFLKLIFEYSVLGRVLKTYEIRPSIGYFVVASICHPMYVVVVAFLSFFAKSSWKGRKR; the protein is encoded by the coding sequence ATGAACCTTTTGCCATTTTTATTATTCGCGGCCTTAGCGGTGTACCTGCTAGCGTTGGTGGTGCTGTCATCAAAATGGAAAAAGATAAAAGCAGCGAAAGATCCTGCCCAGGGAGGAGTCGATTATCCGGTGACCTTGCTTGTGCCTTTTCGGAATGAAGGACGGAATATAGCGGGGCTATTACGCAATTTGGCCGATCTGAGTTATCCCAACCTGCAAATAATCCTAATCGACGATCATAGCGAAGATGGAGGAGCGGAGCAGGTGGAAGAATGGATCTCCAGTGAAAAGAAGCATAATTTTAATTTGATTTCCAGTCAAGGGCGCGGGAAGAAAGCGGCCATCGAGGAGGGGGTGGTCATGGCCAATGCCAATATCATCTTGACCACCGATGCGGATTGTGCCCTTTCGGCAGATTGGGTGCAGAATATGCTGAGGGCATTCGATGACCCAACCGTACAGATGGTGGCTGGTCCCGTCATGACCAAAGGTGGCCATACGATCTTTGAGTCTTTTCAACAGATCGATTGGTCGAGTATCCTGCTGTTGACCAATTTCTTTTTCAGTGTTAAAAAGCCCATAATGTGCAGTGCAGCCAATATGGGGTATCGCAAGGAAGTATTTTACCATGTGAAAGGATACTTGGGAAACCATGAGAATCTCTCCGGTGATGATTCTTTTTTATTGGAAAAGGTGTACCGGCGATTTGGTCCACAAGCTATCCGCTATTTGCCCGAAAGTGACGTTCTGGTCAAAACCAACCCAGCGCGTGGCCTTAAAGGGTTTCTGTCGCAGCGAGCAAGGTGGGCCAGCAAGTGGAACAAGCATCAGTTTTGGCAAAATGCAGGAGGAGCTGTGCTGAGTGCTTTGCTGTCTCTAGCGAGTATCGGCAGTGTGCTGTTGCTGATGAGTGGGACTGCAGGAGTGGGGATGTTTGCTCTATACTGGTTTTTAAAACTTATATTTGAATATTCTGTACTTGGTAGGGTGCTTAAGACCTATGAGATAAGACCGTCTATCGGGTACTTTGTGGTGGCAAGTATTTGCCATCCCATGTATGTTGTAGTGGTGGCGTTTCTTTCTTTTTTTGCAAAGTCCAGCTGGAAAGGAAGGAAGCGGTGA
- a CDS encoding glycosyltransferase, protein MILWGALMIVAALLVQDFLLVYFFYTRFKHFDKATLPTEEWPTVSILVPARNEAKDLPTCLEGLSRLDYPMGKLQVIVADDHSDDQTKRILDEWVKQSPDRLKVNVTSKYSCLNGKANALAQMADKATGTLLLFTDADCEVNPQWVRAMVRAYSPRRGMVVGLTSVRRKGLFGKLQGQDWWLTLGMIKVTSDLGNLLTAVGNNMLISHEAYRRVGGFEGQPFSVTEDFMMGESIKSVGFFPVFQFSTDSFLLTKSEKGLTSLLKQRKRWMKGARNLRWYWQALLTLQVLFFPAVINIIFFAPLLGAGLWVCKLVFQVVFVRGMAKKVGVYIPLWELFIFEVYYLVISWSTIVYYFWPSKINWKERKY, encoded by the coding sequence ATGATACTTTGGGGAGCATTGATGATCGTAGCGGCATTGTTGGTACAGGATTTTTTGCTGGTGTATTTTTTTTATACGCGTTTTAAGCACTTCGATAAGGCTACATTGCCTACCGAAGAGTGGCCGACCGTGAGCATTTTGGTTCCGGCCAGGAATGAAGCGAAAGATTTACCGACCTGCCTAGAGGGGCTTTCCCGATTGGATTATCCAATGGGAAAATTACAAGTGATTGTGGCCGATGACCATAGTGATGATCAGACAAAGAGGATTTTGGATGAATGGGTAAAGCAATCGCCAGATCGCTTAAAGGTGAATGTCACTAGTAAATATTCCTGCCTCAACGGAAAAGCAAATGCTTTGGCGCAGATGGCTGATAAGGCTACGGGTACATTGCTCCTATTTACTGATGCGGATTGTGAAGTGAATCCGCAATGGGTCCGGGCCATGGTAAGGGCATACAGCCCCCGGAGAGGAATGGTAGTCGGGCTCACGAGCGTACGTCGGAAGGGGCTGTTTGGGAAACTGCAAGGGCAAGACTGGTGGCTTACCTTGGGCATGATAAAGGTCACTTCGGATTTGGGCAATCTTTTGACGGCAGTAGGAAATAATATGCTCATCAGCCATGAAGCCTACAGAAGGGTAGGAGGGTTTGAAGGACAGCCATTTTCAGTAACAGAAGATTTCATGATGGGCGAATCGATCAAATCGGTCGGTTTTTTTCCTGTTTTTCAATTTAGCACGGATAGCTTTTTGCTGACCAAATCCGAAAAGGGGCTGACAAGCTTACTGAAGCAGCGAAAGCGCTGGATGAAAGGTGCCCGGAATTTGCGATGGTATTGGCAAGCGCTGTTGACATTGCAAGTCCTTTTTTTTCCAGCAGTGATAAATATAATATTTTTCGCACCATTGTTGGGGGCTGGGCTATGGGTGTGTAAGTTGGTGTTTCAGGTGGTTTTTGTAAGGGGGATGGCAAAAAAAGTAGGTGTTTATATTCCTTTATGGGAATTGTTTATTTTTGAAGTTTATTATCTAGTAATTTCATGGTCAACAATAGTGTATTATTTTTGGCCTTCGAAAATCAATTGGAAAGAGAGGAAATACTAA